A window of Costertonia aggregata contains these coding sequences:
- a CDS encoding ABC transporter ATP-binding protein, protein MIHCKNLHIQQGGFGLTDINFKIHEGEYAILMGKTGCGKTTILEAICGLRKIQEGEIWLNGHEISKWPPGQREIGYVPQEGALFDHMTVAQNMGFALKIRKWKSSQIGERVSELAALLNLEDLLPRSIPNLSGGEKQRVALGRALSFYPGILCLDEPLSALDEDTKEDMYKLLLSLKKRLKITVLHVSHSRSEAKKLADKILLLSDGKLQIPDMQHK, encoded by the coding sequence ATGATACACTGTAAAAACCTTCATATTCAACAAGGCGGTTTTGGTCTGACTGATATCAATTTTAAAATTCACGAGGGGGAGTATGCCATTTTAATGGGAAAGACGGGTTGCGGCAAGACTACTATTTTAGAAGCTATTTGTGGGCTTAGAAAAATACAGGAAGGAGAAATCTGGTTGAACGGGCATGAAATTTCAAAATGGCCACCGGGCCAGCGAGAAATAGGATATGTACCCCAAGAAGGAGCTCTTTTTGACCACATGACGGTAGCACAAAACATGGGTTTTGCATTAAAAATACGTAAATGGAAATCTTCTCAAATAGGGGAAAGAGTGTCAGAGTTGGCAGCGTTGTTGAATTTGGAAGATTTGTTGCCCCGCAGCATTCCCAACCTCAGTGGCGGGGAGAAACAACGTGTCGCCTTGGGCAGGGCACTTAGTTTTTACCCTGGAATACTCTGCCTGGACGAACCTTTAAGTGCGCTGGATGAAGATACCAAAGAAGATATGTACAAGCTTTTGTTGTCGTTAAAAAAGCGGTTGAAAATAACGGTATTACATGTATCCCATTCCCGATCAGAGGCCAAAAAACTAGCGGATAAAATTTTGTTGCTGAGCGATGGCAAACTTCAAATACCCGACATGCAACACAAATGA
- a CDS encoding sodium:solute symporter family protein — translation MSLSYWDIGIVIAYIIGVLGLGFYLSKKSSKNLKSYFLGGNELPWYYLGLSNASGMFDISGTMWSVGILFVYGLKSAWLPWLWPVWNQVFVFVYLAIWMRRSNVMTGAEWITFRFGDGKGAKLSHIIIVIFAVISVLGFIAYFFEGIGKYCTSILPWDMAFEFLGHEVSSARSYALIICGLTSLYTVKGGMHSVVATEVMQFVIMTIACIGVGIVAYNMVTYEQVSEVVPETWDQLWFGWNINLDWSNSAFPQVNTKIASDGFDLFGILFLLMVLKGIFASIAGPVPSYDMQRILATKTPAEAAKMSFLTICVLYIPRYFMIIGFAVLALVYLGPELTAMGDSIDFEQVLPMAINKFLPVGLKGLMLAGFLAAFMGTFAAFVNSAPAYIVNDIYKKYINPGAPDRKLVRLSIISSLALVIVGIVFGFNAGSLNTLILWLSSSLYGGYVAANVLKWIWWRFSGNGYFWGMLFGLVASTVKFIFFPNYVDIFVFPIIFAFAFVGCIIGTFIEPLPNREQIKTFYKQTKPWGFWGPIKKEVIKENPSFIPNKNFKRDGLNVVLGIIWQMAQVVIPIYFMLRQNTEMIMWSAVLIITSVLLKKYWWDNLEKK, via the coding sequence ATGAGTTTATCCTATTGGGATATCGGTATTGTAATTGCCTACATTATTGGTGTATTGGGTCTTGGCTTTTACCTTTCAAAGAAATCCTCAAAAAATCTAAAGTCCTATTTTTTAGGAGGCAATGAACTCCCTTGGTACTATTTGGGTCTTAGCAATGCCTCCGGAATGTTTGACATTTCGGGTACGATGTGGAGTGTAGGCATCCTTTTTGTCTACGGATTAAAAAGTGCTTGGTTACCATGGCTTTGGCCCGTATGGAACCAAGTTTTCGTATTTGTTTATTTGGCCATTTGGATGCGGCGATCCAATGTCATGACCGGGGCGGAATGGATAACCTTTCGCTTCGGAGATGGTAAAGGGGCAAAGCTTTCCCACATTATAATCGTCATTTTTGCGGTCATTAGCGTACTCGGTTTTATCGCCTATTTTTTTGAGGGAATCGGCAAATATTGCACTTCCATTCTCCCTTGGGATATGGCTTTTGAATTCCTTGGCCATGAAGTTTCTTCGGCCAGAAGTTATGCTTTGATCATTTGCGGGCTAACTTCATTGTATACCGTAAAAGGAGGTATGCATAGTGTGGTCGCAACGGAAGTGATGCAGTTTGTCATCATGACCATAGCTTGCATAGGTGTTGGTATCGTGGCCTACAATATGGTGACCTATGAACAAGTTTCGGAGGTCGTCCCCGAGACCTGGGACCAACTCTGGTTTGGGTGGAATATAAACTTGGATTGGAGCAATTCGGCCTTTCCTCAAGTCAATACTAAAATCGCCTCCGATGGTTTTGATTTGTTCGGCATTCTTTTTTTGCTCATGGTCTTAAAGGGAATATTCGCCTCAATCGCCGGGCCTGTTCCCAGTTACGACATGCAGCGTATTTTGGCGACGAAAACACCGGCAGAAGCAGCTAAAATGAGTTTTTTGACCATTTGTGTACTCTATATTCCCCGCTATTTCATGATTATCGGTTTTGCCGTGTTGGCCTTGGTATATCTTGGCCCGGAACTGACCGCCATGGGCGATAGCATCGATTTTGAACAAGTACTTCCCATGGCCATCAACAAGTTTTTACCCGTTGGCTTAAAGGGGCTTATGTTGGCCGGGTTCTTAGCGGCCTTTATGGGTACGTTTGCCGCTTTTGTGAATTCAGCACCGGCCTATATCGTGAACGACATCTATAAAAAATACATCAATCCTGGTGCACCGGACAGGAAATTAGTGCGGTTGAGCATCATTTCTTCATTGGCCTTGGTAATAGTCGGTATCGTTTTCGGGTTCAATGCCGGGTCGTTGAACACCTTGATTTTATGGTTGAGTTCATCCCTTTATGGAGGCTATGTCGCAGCGAATGTGTTGAAATGGATATGGTGGCGTTTCTCTGGGAACGGTTACTTTTGGGGAATGCTTTTCGGGCTGGTCGCCTCAACGGTAAAGTTTATCTTTTTCCCAAATTATGTAGATATCTTCGTATTTCCCATCATTTTCGCTTTTGCATTTGTAGGCTGTATCATAGGGACATTTATTGAACCTTTGCCCAATCGGGAACAAATCAAGACCTTTTATAAACAAACGAAACCATGGGGTTTTTGGGGCCCCATAAAGAAAGAGGTGATAAAGGAAAATCCAAGTTTCATCCCCAATAAGAATTTTAAACGGGACGGTCTTAACGTAGTGTTGGGCATAATTTGGCAAATGGCCCAAGTGGTCATTCCTATCTATTTTATGTTGCGCCAAAATACCGAAATGATCATGTGGAGCGCAGTATTGATTATAACAAGTGTTTTGTTAAAAAAATACTGGTGGGATAATTTAGAGAAAAAATAA
- a CDS encoding LexA family protein, with protein sequence MKKKINTEPLQFFVPNTQGKTQVAFINSGISAGFPSPADDFKETRISLDKTLIKNEEATFYARVEGKSMIGAGLDDGDLLVIDRSLEPEHDKIAVCFIDGEFTVKRLKVEKDAVYLMPENKSYKPIKVTQENNLLIWGIVTYVIKSV encoded by the coding sequence ATGAAAAAGAAAATCAATACTGAGCCTTTGCAATTTTTTGTGCCAAATACCCAAGGAAAAACGCAAGTTGCCTTTATCAATAGCGGTATTTCTGCCGGATTCCCTTCCCCGGCAGATGACTTTAAAGAAACCCGCATTAGCCTTGACAAAACCTTGATAAAAAACGAGGAAGCTACTTTTTACGCACGAGTTGAAGGTAAATCAATGATAGGTGCCGGTCTGGACGATGGTGACCTACTGGTCATTGATCGCAGCCTAGAGCCAGAACATGATAAGATAGCCGTGTGTTTTATTGACGGTGAGTTTACCGTAAAAAGATTAAAGGTAGAAAAAGATGCCGTTTACCTTATGCCAGAAAATAAATCCTACAAGCCTATAAAGGTTACCCAAGAGAACAATTTATTGATTTGGGGCATAGTGACCTATGTCATAAAATCAGTTTAG
- a CDS encoding Y-family DNA polymerase, which translates to MFALVDCNNFYASCERAFQPWLNNRPVAILSNNDGCFISRSSEAKALGLPMAAPEFKYRNFCKEKGIAVLSSNYPLYGDMSSRVMNILGTFTPDMEVYSIDEAFLKFDGFQDYDFNTYGKEIQYKVEKCTGIPISIGLAPTKALSKVANKIGKKFKEKTGGVFVIDSEESRIKALKWTKIETVWGIGRGNLKRLQSQNVKTAYDFTQLTDEWTKKQMGIIGLRLKKDLEGKPTLGLDDDTRDKKAIATTRSFESTYSDIDNIQERISTFAGSCAEKLRAQKSSCNMVLVFLRSDKHKKNDLQDRSSTYVTLPFATDSSLTITNHAVQAVTSIYKKGIKYKKAGVIVTGLVPTNARQLDLFRRENPKHGELMKVMDKINHKYFNKIKIGNQDLQRTWKMRQEHLSPKYTTNINDVIKVK; encoded by the coding sequence ATGTTCGCACTTGTTGATTGTAACAACTTTTATGCCTCTTGTGAGCGGGCTTTTCAGCCTTGGCTCAACAACAGGCCTGTTGCAATTTTGTCCAATAACGACGGGTGCTTTATCTCTAGAAGCAGTGAAGCCAAGGCACTGGGCCTGCCCATGGCGGCTCCGGAATTCAAGTACAGGAATTTTTGCAAGGAAAAGGGCATAGCGGTTCTTTCCTCCAATTACCCGTTGTACGGCGATATGAGCAGTAGGGTAATGAATATTTTAGGGACTTTTACCCCGGATATGGAGGTTTACAGTATCGACGAGGCTTTTTTAAAGTTCGATGGTTTCCAAGATTATGATTTCAACACGTATGGAAAAGAAATACAATACAAGGTAGAAAAATGCACGGGAATTCCTATAAGTATTGGTTTGGCCCCCACGAAAGCCTTGTCCAAAGTAGCCAACAAAATCGGTAAAAAGTTCAAGGAAAAAACAGGTGGGGTCTTTGTCATTGATTCTGAGGAAAGTCGAATAAAAGCCTTAAAATGGACCAAAATCGAAACTGTTTGGGGCATAGGCCGTGGTAATTTAAAACGATTACAGTCCCAAAACGTAAAAACCGCTTATGATTTCACCCAACTTACTGACGAGTGGACCAAAAAACAAATGGGAATAATCGGTCTTCGATTAAAGAAAGATTTAGAGGGCAAGCCAACTTTAGGTTTGGATGATGATACCCGCGATAAAAAGGCCATTGCCACTACCCGCAGCTTTGAAAGCACCTATTCCGATATTGACAATATTCAAGAGCGCATATCTACCTTTGCAGGGAGTTGCGCCGAAAAACTGCGCGCACAAAAAAGCAGTTGCAATATGGTACTGGTTTTTCTACGGAGTGATAAACACAAAAAAAATGACCTTCAAGACAGGAGCAGCACTTACGTGACATTGCCTTTTGCCACAGATTCAAGTTTGACCATAACCAACCATGCCGTACAGGCGGTTACATCTATCTACAAAAAGGGAATCAAATACAAAAAAGCAGGGGTCATCGTCACAGGATTGGTGCCGACCAATGCCAGGCAATTGGACTTGTTTCGCCGTGAAAATCCCAAACATGGGGAATTGATGAAAGTTATGGATAAAATAAACCACAAATACTTCAATAAAATAAAAATAGGAAACCAAGACCTACAGCGTACTTGGAAAATGCGCCAAGAACACCTATCCCCAAAATACACGACCAATATCAATGATGTTATAAAAGTGAAATAA
- a CDS encoding ABC transporter permease yields the protein MGVIAFTYVFLILAMMVADFSYTTPGHILEALASQEIQYAIKLSLITATITMVLSVLVALPLGYFMARYEFRFKKVIDAVLDIPIILPPLVIGLSLLILFQTAPGRFIEEHMRITYTIYSVVLAQFMVACAFAVRTMQVTFTQISDRQEQVGLTLGCNQKQAFFYILLPQSKNGILTAASLAWARAIGEFGPVLIFSGATRMRTEVLPTTVFLEMSVGNIEAAVAVSLIMIVSGFAVLMIVRMFGNKKTDLP from the coding sequence ATGGGCGTAATCGCTTTTACCTATGTATTTCTAATACTGGCGATGATGGTCGCCGACTTTTCATATACAACCCCGGGCCACATTTTAGAAGCTTTGGCAAGCCAGGAAATTCAATATGCTATCAAACTAAGTTTGATAACGGCAACCATAACCATGGTTTTGAGCGTTTTGGTCGCACTGCCCTTAGGGTATTTTATGGCACGGTACGAGTTTCGATTCAAAAAGGTAATCGATGCGGTTTTGGATATCCCGATTATACTACCGCCCTTGGTCATTGGGCTAAGTTTGTTGATTCTCTTTCAAACGGCACCGGGCAGGTTTATCGAAGAGCATATGCGTATTACCTACACGATTTACAGTGTGGTCTTAGCACAATTTATGGTGGCGTGCGCGTTTGCCGTAAGGACTATGCAAGTGACTTTTACACAAATCAGCGATCGTCAGGAACAGGTAGGTTTAACCTTGGGCTGTAATCAAAAACAAGCATTCTTTTATATATTGTTACCGCAATCCAAAAACGGAATATTGACCGCCGCTTCACTGGCTTGGGCAAGGGCTATAGGGGAATTTGGCCCTGTACTCATCTTTTCCGGGGCGACCCGTATGCGGACCGAGGTTTTGCCCACGACCGTTTTTTTGGAAATGTCAGTAGGAAACATTGAGGCTGCCGTGGCGGTGTCATTGATCATGATTGTATCCGGTTTTGCCGTTCTCATGATCGTACGCATGTTCGGGAACAAAAAAACGGACCTGCCATGA
- the modA gene encoding molybdate ABC transporter substrate-binding protein, with product MGFIKVFTICVCVVVIFMLGCTPKKNERSIFVYCAANMEPVLGQIAKKYKKEYGIRVDVQYGGSGTLLSNLRVANQGDLYIAADESYVHEAIVQDLVGKTQSLADIVPVIAVAKGNPKGLMKIDDLFTNGLKVAIANPDAASIGRLTKKIFMEEGYWDMLQNNITVQMFTVNEVANTVKLGTADVGVIWDATANQYDEIDIVPIPEFEKYASTITAGVLNFSDKKDEALKFMMYMAAMNKGLKVFDSIGYRPISKRFAPSESRKNSK from the coding sequence ATGGGTTTTATTAAAGTGTTTACAATTTGCGTTTGTGTAGTTGTCATTTTTATGTTGGGTTGTACGCCAAAAAAAAATGAACGTTCAATTTTTGTTTATTGTGCCGCTAATATGGAACCGGTTTTGGGACAAATCGCAAAAAAATATAAAAAAGAGTATGGAATTCGTGTAGATGTACAGTACGGCGGGTCGGGAACCTTACTTTCAAATTTAAGGGTGGCCAACCAAGGGGATTTGTATATTGCTGCGGATGAGAGTTACGTACACGAGGCCATTGTACAGGATTTGGTGGGCAAAACACAATCTCTAGCGGACATTGTTCCGGTAATTGCAGTGGCTAAAGGCAACCCGAAAGGGCTAATGAAGATTGATGACCTTTTTACTAATGGTTTAAAGGTGGCCATTGCCAATCCGGATGCAGCCTCTATCGGCCGATTGACCAAAAAAATATTTATGGAAGAAGGATATTGGGATATGCTTCAAAACAATATAACCGTACAAATGTTTACGGTAAATGAAGTTGCCAATACCGTTAAACTGGGTACTGCTGATGTAGGTGTTATTTGGGATGCTACCGCAAACCAATACGATGAAATAGATATCGTTCCCATACCCGAATTTGAAAAATATGCCAGTACCATAACTGCGGGAGTCCTTAATTTTTCGGATAAAAAAGATGAAGCCCTAAAATTCATGATGTACATGGCAGCGATGAACAAAGGTTTAAAAGTATTTGACTCCATAGGTTATAGGCCGATAAGCAAAAGGTTTGCACCATCAGAAAGTCGTAAAAATTCAAAATAA
- a CDS encoding lipocalin-like domain-containing protein, producing the protein MKKINQFLILLIGFTLPLNSCSKDESDNEEGKVTLIGQWELSEFKVTENASNPLLPDAEIILSELIATNCKILEYDFRANGEVFSESTILYIGTDPENISCPSGVSDSFSGTWELNGDTLIFNDGQGTESEGARISLSKDRLIIYGEGLSAENLSGTEFVLTRK; encoded by the coding sequence ATGAAAAAAATCAATCAGTTTTTAATCTTATTGATTGGGTTCACGCTACCCTTAAATTCCTGTTCCAAAGACGAATCAGATAACGAAGAAGGAAAAGTAACATTGATAGGCCAATGGGAACTTTCGGAGTTCAAGGTTACCGAAAATGCTTCCAACCCATTATTGCCAGATGCGGAAATAATCCTTAGCGAACTCATCGCAACCAATTGTAAGATTTTGGAATACGATTTCCGGGCCAATGGAGAGGTTTTTTCCGAAAGTACGATTCTTTATATCGGAACAGATCCCGAAAATATTTCATGCCCCTCCGGTGTTTCGGATTCCTTTAGCGGAACCTGGGAACTCAATGGAGATACGCTGATCTTTAACGATGGTCAGGGTACTGAATCCGAAGGTGCCCGAATAAGTCTATCGAAGGATCGTTTGATAATCTACGGGGAAGGATTAAGTGCGGAGAACCTTTCCGGCACCGAATTTGTTCTTACAAGAAAATAG
- a CDS encoding NUDIX hydrolase produces the protein MDELIDITDENGNISGKTCPKSEAHQKGYWHTSIHVWLYTKEGKLLIQKRSDNKDTFPSLWDVSVAGHIGAGESPLDGAKREVFEEIGLTVSVEELQKIGTRKSNRKHGDTLLDNEFQHVYIAQLMTPIDKLKLQAEEVADLKLISISQLRKEVYDQMEKSLYVPYPKKYLDMIFNAVKEKITRA, from the coding sequence ATGGACGAATTGATCGATATTACTGATGAAAATGGAAATATTTCCGGGAAGACCTGTCCCAAATCCGAAGCGCACCAAAAAGGGTATTGGCACACTAGCATACATGTTTGGCTGTACACAAAAGAGGGCAAACTGCTCATTCAAAAAAGGTCGGATAACAAAGATACATTTCCCAGCCTGTGGGATGTGTCCGTGGCAGGACATATTGGTGCCGGTGAGTCACCTCTTGATGGTGCAAAAAGGGAAGTTTTTGAGGAAATTGGGTTGACCGTATCAGTTGAGGAACTACAAAAAATAGGCACACGTAAAAGCAACCGAAAACACGGTGATACGCTTTTGGACAATGAATTTCAGCATGTGTACATTGCCCAATTAATGACACCCATAGACAAATTGAAGTTACAGGCAGAAGAGGTAGCGGATTTAAAACTTATTTCTATTTCACAACTGAGAAAGGAAGTATACGACCAAATGGAAAAATCGTTGTATGTCCCCTATCCCAAAAAATATCTGGACATGATATTCAATGCGGTTAAAGAGAAAATAACACGAGCATAA
- the purU gene encoding formyltetrahydrofolate deformylase: protein MNPQIVTFLIKCPDKKGIISALTGFFFKEGFNIISAQQYTNSLEGKFFMRIRLTSDDSVAISKNQLENKFSDLAKSYQITWKVDYGSKKQKVAILVSHTSHNLYDLLYRHREGELNCDVRMVISNHQKLKSVADMFGVPFHYAPVTAETKSEQENELTRLLDSHKIDLIVMARYMQILSAGFIDRYQGKIINIHHSFLPAFQGANPYKRAYERGVKLIGATAHYATKDLDEGPIIEQGVERVTHECTPASLKKIGADIETLVLAKAVNFHLNNQVIVDGNKAIVFPETGE from the coding sequence ATGAACCCACAAATAGTTACTTTTCTCATAAAATGTCCTGACAAAAAAGGTATTATTTCCGCTTTGACCGGTTTCTTTTTTAAAGAAGGATTTAACATCATCAGTGCACAACAATACACAAATTCCCTTGAGGGCAAATTTTTTATGCGTATTAGACTGACTTCTGATGATTCGGTCGCCATCAGTAAAAATCAATTGGAAAATAAGTTTTCCGATTTGGCCAAATCATATCAAATCACTTGGAAAGTCGATTATGGCAGTAAAAAGCAAAAGGTAGCTATTCTAGTATCGCATACCAGCCACAACCTATACGATTTATTGTATAGACACCGGGAAGGAGAGCTTAATTGCGATGTACGAATGGTAATAAGCAACCATCAAAAATTGAAATCAGTCGCCGACATGTTCGGAGTACCGTTTCATTATGCTCCGGTTACTGCGGAGACCAAATCCGAACAAGAAAATGAACTTACGCGTTTATTGGATAGCCATAAAATTGACTTGATCGTTATGGCCCGTTATATGCAAATACTATCCGCAGGTTTTATTGACCGTTATCAGGGAAAAATCATAAACATCCACCATTCATTTTTACCGGCATTTCAAGGGGCCAATCCTTATAAAAGAGCCTACGAAAGGGGAGTCAAGCTCATTGGAGCCACAGCGCACTATGCAACAAAAGATTTGGATGAAGGCCCTATTATTGAACAAGGCGTAGAACGGGTAACCCATGAATGCACCCCAGCTTCCTTAAAAAAAATAGGTGCGGATATAGAAACCTTGGTTTTGGCCAAGGCCGTAAATTTTCATTTAAACAACCAAGTCATCGTTGATGGGAACAAGGCCATTGTTTTTCCCGAAACGGGAGAGTGA
- the moeB gene encoding molybdopterin-synthase adenylyltransferase MoeB, with translation MTPNLSKEELKRYSRHVLLPEVGAEGQQKLKNASVLVVGLGGLGSPLAMYLAAAGIGTLGLVDFDTVDMTNLQRQTIHGTADVGRSKIESAFEKLHDINPEIVIVKHDEPLTTQNAMEIISGYDIVADGTDNFETRYLVNDACILLGKPNVYGSVYRFEGQASIFGATNGPCYRCLYPDPPAPGVIPSCGEAGVLGVLPGVIGTIQATEVVKLILGKGSTLTGRLLLYDAFDMKFDELKLKPNPDCPMCGENPSITELLDYEVFCNPVQKNDTLKVDRNDVVNQITVKALSNLLHEDADFFLLDVREPFEHQICNISKAVLLPFNDIAMKISMIPKDKKVVVFCHRGGRSERVVKSLMRKGYTNVFNLMGGIDRYAEEIDNEMERY, from the coding sequence ATGACTCCAAATCTATCAAAAGAAGAACTAAAACGATATTCTAGACATGTATTGTTGCCAGAAGTTGGTGCGGAAGGCCAGCAAAAACTAAAAAATGCGTCGGTTTTGGTCGTAGGTTTGGGAGGCTTGGGCTCTCCTTTGGCCATGTATTTGGCTGCGGCCGGAATCGGTACATTGGGTTTGGTAGATTTTGATACGGTAGATATGACAAACTTACAACGGCAAACGATTCATGGCACTGCTGATGTTGGAAGGTCAAAAATTGAATCTGCATTCGAGAAACTTCATGATATTAATCCAGAGATTGTTATAGTAAAGCACGATGAGCCGCTTACCACGCAAAACGCAATGGAAATTATTTCGGGCTATGATATTGTTGCAGACGGTACCGATAATTTTGAAACCCGATATTTGGTCAATGATGCCTGTATTTTGTTGGGAAAACCCAATGTATACGGATCGGTATATCGTTTTGAAGGTCAGGCCAGTATTTTTGGTGCTACAAATGGGCCATGCTACAGGTGTCTTTATCCCGACCCGCCAGCGCCAGGGGTGATACCCTCATGTGGTGAAGCCGGTGTTTTAGGGGTTTTGCCAGGTGTTATCGGTACAATACAGGCAACAGAGGTTGTAAAATTGATTTTGGGCAAGGGTAGCACATTGACAGGAAGATTACTTCTATACGATGCTTTTGATATGAAGTTTGATGAGCTAAAACTAAAGCCAAACCCAGATTGTCCGATGTGTGGAGAAAACCCATCGATAACCGAACTTTTGGACTATGAGGTATTTTGTAACCCTGTTCAAAAAAACGATACGCTGAAAGTAGATCGTAATGATGTGGTAAATCAAATTACGGTGAAAGCACTTTCTAACTTGCTTCATGAGGATGCGGATTTTTTTTTATTGGATGTAAGGGAACCTTTTGAACATCAAATATGTAATATTTCAAAAGCGGTCTTGTTGCCTTTTAATGATATTGCGATGAAGATTTCAATGATTCCCAAAGACAAAAAAGTTGTAGTGTTTTGTCACCGTGGCGGTAGGAGCGAAAGGGTCGTAAAATCACTTATGCGAAAGGGGTATACCAATGTCTTTAACCTTATGGGCGGCATTGATCGGTATGCGGAAGAAATAGACAATGAAATGGAACGCTATTGA
- a CDS encoding DUF4434 domain-containing protein: MQITGTFLDEISHDIPHQNWGTKEWEADFVHMKKMGIDTVILIRSGYHQFLTYPSKYLIKKHDCFCPPIDLVKLYLELAEKHEMTFYFGTYDSGKYWETGDMRHEIDINLHVIEEVYETYGHYKSFGGWYLSLELSRKIKGAIDAIAKLGNHCKALSGGLPVLISPWIDGKKAVMASSDRITKDNNISLKEHEQEWGEIFDGIKNSIDIVAFQDGHVGYNELEDYLRLNKSLADTYGLRSWTNSESFDRDMPIKFLPIKWEKLLFKLEAAKRAGCEKAITFEFSHFMSPQSAYTQAGHLFNRYIEYFSK, encoded by the coding sequence ATGCAGATAACCGGAACTTTTTTGGATGAAATCAGCCATGACATTCCCCATCAGAACTGGGGCACGAAAGAATGGGAAGCCGATTTTGTTCATATGAAAAAAATGGGTATTGATACCGTAATCCTTATTCGTTCGGGGTATCATCAGTTTTTGACGTACCCCTCAAAATATTTGATAAAAAAACATGACTGTTTTTGCCCCCCTATCGATTTGGTCAAACTGTATCTTGAATTGGCCGAAAAACATGAAATGACTTTTTATTTTGGCACTTACGACAGTGGCAAATATTGGGAAACCGGCGATATGCGCCATGAAATCGATATTAATCTGCATGTCATAGAAGAAGTTTATGAAACCTATGGCCACTATAAAAGTTTCGGCGGTTGGTATTTGAGCCTAGAGCTAAGTAGAAAAATAAAGGGTGCCATAGATGCCATTGCAAAGTTGGGAAATCACTGCAAAGCGTTGAGCGGCGGACTACCTGTTTTGATTTCCCCATGGATAGACGGTAAGAAAGCGGTGATGGCCAGTTCCGATAGAATCACGAAAGACAATAATATATCCTTAAAGGAGCACGAGCAGGAATGGGGTGAGATTTTTGATGGCATTAAAAACAGTATTGATATTGTCGCTTTTCAAGATGGCCACGTAGGATACAATGAGTTGGAGGATTATTTACGATTGAACAAATCCCTCGCCGACACATACGGATTACGCTCATGGACGAACTCCGAATCGTTTGATCGCGATATGCCCATTAAATTTTTACCCATAAAATGGGAAAAACTTTTGTTCAAATTAGAAGCTGCAAAAAGAGCTGGGTGCGAAAAAGCGATTACGTTCGAGTTCTCGCATTTTATGAGTCCACAATCGGCATACACACAAGCTGGACATTTATTCAATAGATATATAGAGTACTTTTCGAAATGA
- a CDS encoding Crp/Fnr family transcriptional regulator — protein MNTVIIDIIKGVSKISDAAEKELESMISSKFIRKGTYLLKEGEVCSHIYFIHFGFAHQFKWKKKDKISNFFWSNNDFVAHMISFLTQTPCRENIEILEDSKVYAISYVDLQYMYKEYPEFNHFGRLMLEKYFLEMANLGELSKVRPARKRYEILAQKQPHLLQLATSGQIASYLNMSQETLSRIRAKQE, from the coding sequence GTGAATACAGTCATAATTGATATTATTAAAGGAGTTAGCAAAATTAGTGATGCAGCAGAAAAGGAATTGGAATCAATGATCAGTTCCAAATTTATTCGTAAAGGAACCTATCTTTTAAAAGAAGGCGAAGTATGCTCGCACATCTATTTTATACATTTCGGTTTCGCCCATCAATTCAAGTGGAAAAAAAAGGATAAAATTTCCAACTTCTTCTGGTCCAACAACGATTTTGTCGCACATATGATATCGTTCTTGACCCAAACTCCTTGTAGGGAGAACATTGAAATACTGGAAGACAGCAAGGTTTATGCTATAAGTTATGTCGATTTGCAGTATATGTACAAAGAATATCCCGAATTCAACCATTTTGGGAGGTTGATGTTGGAAAAATATTTTTTGGAAATGGCCAACTTGGGCGAACTTTCAAAAGTAAGGCCGGCACGCAAAAGGTACGAGATCCTCGCCCAAAAGCAGCCTCACTTGCTACAGCTTGCGACTTCAGGACAAATTGCCTCCTATTTGAACATGTCACAAGAAACTTTAAGTCGAATACGGGCAAAACAAGAATAA